The proteins below are encoded in one region of Cohaesibacter intestini:
- a CDS encoding integration host factor subunit alpha has translation MGGKTVTRADLCEAVYQKVGLSRTESAELVEMVLEEVSNSLVEGQQVKLSSFGTFFVREKSERIGRNPKTGQEVPISPRRVMVFKPSNVLKKKINDSLAPVKS, from the coding sequence ATGGGGGGCAAGACAGTTACACGAGCGGATTTGTGTGAGGCGGTCTATCAGAAAGTTGGCCTGTCTCGAACAGAATCTGCCGAACTGGTTGAGATGGTTCTGGAAGAAGTAAGCAATAGCCTCGTAGAAGGGCAACAGGTCAAATTGTCTTCGTTTGGTACTTTCTTCGTGCGTGAGAAGAGTGAACGGATCGGGCGTAACCCGAAAACCGGGCAGGAAGTGCCGATTTCTCCACGTCGGGTCATGGTTTTCAAGCCATCCAACGTACTGAAGAAAAAGATCAACGATTCGCTTGCTCCGGTTAAATCCTGA
- the ppk2 gene encoding polyphosphate kinase 2 yields the protein MAKKNSSEDQKKSGKISSELYESELLRLQIELVKMQEWIKQTGHRVVVIFEGRDAAGKGGTIKRITEPLNPRITQVVALPAPTEREKTQWYFQRYVAHLPARGEMIILDRSWYNRAGVERVMGFCTEEEYREFLRSCPEFERMLVRSGIQLIKYWFSVSDEEQERRFQNRLKDPTKRWKLSPMDLESRKRWMDYSKAKDEMFAHTDIKQAPWYVVESDIKKHARINCISHLLSMVPYEDLTPEPLELEPRPVQSGYVRPPMDEQTFVPEVHKDL from the coding sequence ATGGCGAAGAAAAACTCTTCCGAAGACCAGAAAAAGAGCGGCAAGATCTCCAGCGAACTATATGAAAGCGAGTTGCTGCGCCTGCAGATTGAACTTGTGAAAATGCAGGAATGGATCAAGCAGACCGGACATCGGGTAGTCGTCATCTTTGAAGGCCGTGATGCAGCAGGCAAGGGCGGAACCATCAAGCGGATCACCGAACCGCTCAATCCTCGCATCACGCAAGTCGTTGCCTTGCCCGCCCCGACCGAGCGCGAAAAGACTCAATGGTATTTCCAGCGCTACGTCGCCCATTTGCCTGCTCGGGGTGAGATGATCATTTTGGACCGGTCCTGGTACAACCGGGCTGGTGTCGAGCGGGTCATGGGATTCTGCACTGAGGAAGAATATCGCGAGTTTTTGCGCAGTTGTCCGGAATTTGAGCGCATGCTGGTGCGTTCAGGCATCCAGTTGATCAAATACTGGTTCTCCGTTTCAGACGAAGAGCAGGAACGCCGCTTTCAGAACCGCCTGAAAGATCCGACAAAACGTTGGAAGCTGAGCCCAATGGATCTGGAAAGCCGCAAAAGATGGATGGATTACTCCAAGGCGAAGGATGAAATGTTCGCCCATACGGACATCAAGCAAGCGCCTTGGTATGTGGTCGAGTCGGACATCAAGAAACATGCACGGATCAATTGCATCAGTCACCTTCTCTCGATGGTGCCTTATGAGGATCTGACACCCGAGCCGCTCGAGCTGGAACCCCGACCGGTCCAGAGCGGCTATGTTCGTCCACCAATGGACGAGCAGACCTTCGTGCCGGAGGTCCACAAAGACCTTTGA
- a CDS encoding undecaprenyl-phosphate glucose phosphotransferase, whose protein sequence is MQALDPKTAFSSSAVLATAQEEDFRSSSQISDLAREVASEFSTTTYAPMMVRGLVQLSDFLIVMIMGLTAYSIAGGAQLAGYEMPLTFSIVGAALFMLFMLSADGYNVHEMNNMAPHLGKVIGSMTMLVVLFLLVGFLSGTDLEQNRAWLGIWFTLGLAVMCSMRAIETLFIRRWQADGRLERRAVIVGGGRPAAEIIESLEAQENNDIRICGIFDDRDDDRSPAIVAGYPKLGTVSDLVEFSRLCKIDMLIVTIPVTAENRVLQMLHKLWVLPLDIHLSAHMNKMQFRRRTYSYVGNLPTVPVFAKPIANWGSLFKRAFDVVVAATAILVLSPLLVGTAIAIKRDSKGPIIFKQKRLGFNNEEVVVYKFRSLYHESSDQKAQKSVTKNDNRVTKVGRFIRKTSIDELPQLFNVLSGTLSLVGPRPHVPHQQTNNKLFEEVADGYMARHKVKPGITGWAQIHGWRGEIDDPEKLKQRVQHDIYYIENWSLSMDLYILAVTPLKLLNQDNAY, encoded by the coding sequence ATGCAGGCTCTGGATCCGAAGACAGCCTTTTCATCAAGTGCTGTTCTGGCGACCGCACAAGAGGAAGATTTCCGGTCAAGTTCCCAGATTTCCGACCTTGCTCGTGAAGTCGCCTCGGAATTCTCGACGACGACCTACGCCCCCATGATGGTGCGCGGGCTGGTGCAGCTTTCCGATTTTCTGATTGTCATGATCATGGGACTGACGGCCTACTCCATCGCGGGAGGGGCGCAGTTGGCCGGATATGAGATGCCACTGACCTTCTCGATCGTCGGAGCGGCCTTGTTCATGCTCTTCATGTTGTCTGCGGACGGCTATAATGTGCATGAAATGAACAATATGGCGCCGCATCTGGGCAAGGTGATTGGCTCGATGACGATGCTGGTCGTGCTGTTTCTTCTGGTCGGCTTTCTTTCTGGCACGGATCTGGAACAAAACCGCGCTTGGCTGGGCATCTGGTTTACGCTGGGATTGGCCGTAATGTGCTCCATGCGAGCGATCGAGACCCTGTTTATCCGGCGCTGGCAGGCCGATGGCCGCCTCGAACGTCGCGCTGTTATTGTCGGCGGTGGGAGACCAGCGGCAGAAATCATTGAGTCACTGGAAGCGCAGGAAAATAACGACATTCGCATTTGCGGAATTTTCGATGACCGCGATGATGACCGGTCACCTGCGATTGTCGCGGGCTATCCCAAGCTCGGCACTGTCAGTGATTTGGTCGAGTTTTCCCGTCTTTGCAAAATCGACATGCTGATTGTCACCATTCCCGTGACCGCAGAAAATCGTGTCTTGCAGATGCTGCACAAGCTCTGGGTTCTGCCGCTTGATATTCATCTGAGCGCTCACATGAACAAGATGCAGTTCCGTCGCCGCACATACAGCTATGTCGGAAATTTGCCCACCGTGCCGGTCTTTGCCAAACCGATCGCCAATTGGGGTTCGTTGTTCAAACGCGCCTTTGATGTGGTGGTCGCGGCGACAGCTATTCTTGTGCTGTCTCCCCTGCTGGTTGGCACGGCCATCGCCATCAAACGCGACAGCAAGGGGCCAATCATCTTCAAACAGAAACGTCTTGGCTTCAACAACGAGGAAGTGGTCGTTTACAAATTCCGCTCCCTCTATCATGAAAGCTCCGACCAGAAGGCGCAGAAATCGGTCACCAAGAACGACAATCGCGTCACCAAGGTCGGTCGCTTCATCCGCAAGACGTCGATTGATGAGTTGCCACAATTGTTCAACGTGCTTTCCGGCACCTTGTCACTGGTTGGCCCCCGGCCCCATGTGCCGCACCAGCAGACCAACAACAAATTGTTCGAGGAAGTGGCCGACGGATATATGGCGCGCCACAAGGTCAAGCCGGGCATCACAGGCTGGGCGCAGATCCATGGCTGGCGCGGTGAAATTGACGATCCGGAGAAACTCAAGCAGCGTGTCCAGCATGATATCTACTATATCGAAAACTGGTCGTTATCGATGGATCTATATATCCTTGCCGTCACGCCACTCAAGCTGCTCAATCAGGACAATGCCTATTGA
- a CDS encoding polysaccharide biosynthesis/export family protein, with protein MFVRILVLLAVISGLAGCSSYRPAGEAFHKSLVGPYLLDSGDRVRLIVYNQTELNNEYTVDQSGYVSVPLIGNVVARGRETNDLARDIAARLENGFIKNPDVSVEISQYRPFFVMGEVTTAGQYAYVTGMTVQTAIAIAGGFSPRAQQRYVDVTRQLNGKILTGRVKLTAPVRPGDTIYVRERLF; from the coding sequence ATGTTTGTTCGTATTCTCGTTCTTTTGGCCGTAATTTCCGGTTTGGCAGGTTGCTCCAGCTACCGGCCTGCAGGCGAAGCCTTCCACAAATCCCTCGTCGGGCCCTATTTGCTCGATTCAGGAGATAGGGTGCGATTGATTGTCTACAATCAGACCGAACTGAATAATGAATATACAGTAGACCAGTCGGGCTATGTCTCGGTGCCGTTGATCGGCAATGTGGTGGCCCGTGGCCGCGAGACGAACGATCTGGCGCGGGACATTGCCGCACGCCTTGAAAATGGCTTCATCAAGAATCCTGACGTGTCCGTCGAAATTTCCCAGTATCGGCCGTTCTTTGTTATGGGTGAAGTGACCACTGCCGGGCAATATGCCTATGTCACCGGCATGACGGTGCAGACAGCCATTGCCATTGCAGGCGGCTTCTCGCCGCGCGCCCAGCAACGCTATGTCGATGTCACGCGGCAGTTGAATGGCAAGATCCTGACAGGCCGCGTCAAGCTGACTGCCCCGGTGCGTCCGGGTGACACCATCTATGTTCGCGAGCGGCTTTTCTGA
- a CDS encoding DUF2842 domain-containing protein has product MNKRTRKFIGMILLVTWIILYAAVGMTVGAAVVANASGWVQIIFFVISGALWVVPAGLIIRWMEKD; this is encoded by the coding sequence ATGAACAAACGCACGCGCAAATTCATCGGCATGATCCTTTTGGTGACCTGGATCATTCTTTATGCCGCGGTCGGCATGACCGTAGGCGCCGCTGTCGTCGCCAATGCCAGCGGCTGGGTTCAGATTATCTTTTTTGTGATTTCCGGTGCGTTGTGGGTGGTGCCTGCGGGTTTGATCATCCGCTGGATGGAAAAGGATTAG
- a CDS encoding COX15/CtaA family protein, translated as MEGHISEAERASRYVDIKPDKVAPSRGAVRVWLYCVAFLVFLMVIVGGATRLTDSGLSITEWKPIHGAIPPMNAAEWTEEFEKYRQTPEYQQVNKGMSLEDFKFIFWWEWGHRQLGRFIGLVFFVPMLFFWLSGRLSDEVKPRLVVLLFLGGSQGAIGWWMVASGLVDRVDVSQYRLATHLLLASIIFVALLWVARGYRSVRQVPECVSSERHSWTLAVVVGLLLVQIFLGGLVAGTHAGHTYNTWPLMDGSLIPEGLYVYSPPWLAAFEDHLTIQFNHRVVAYLIMVVVGLVWLRIWRDPYAAKMTIAASILAALVLVQVVIGITTLLLVVPLWLGLLHQATAALLLAASTVLYRDLKDSQQRI; from the coding sequence ATGGAAGGCCATATCAGTGAAGCGGAACGGGCCAGTCGCTATGTCGACATCAAACCGGACAAGGTGGCACCATCCAGAGGTGCCGTGCGGGTCTGGCTCTATTGCGTCGCGTTCCTTGTTTTCCTGATGGTGATTGTCGGCGGCGCGACACGGCTGACCGATTCCGGTCTTTCAATCACCGAATGGAAGCCGATTCATGGTGCGATTCCACCGATGAATGCCGCCGAATGGACCGAAGAATTCGAAAAATACCGTCAGACACCTGAGTACCAACAGGTCAACAAGGGCATGAGCCTTGAAGATTTCAAGTTCATCTTCTGGTGGGAATGGGGTCACAGGCAGTTGGGTCGCTTCATCGGTCTGGTTTTCTTTGTGCCGATGCTGTTTTTCTGGTTGAGCGGACGACTTTCCGACGAAGTCAAACCCCGACTCGTGGTGTTGCTGTTTCTGGGCGGCTCACAAGGGGCGATTGGCTGGTGGATGGTGGCCTCCGGGCTGGTGGATCGGGTCGATGTCAGCCAATATCGCCTCGCAACCCATCTGTTGCTCGCCTCGATCATATTTGTCGCGCTGCTGTGGGTGGCGCGCGGCTATCGCAGCGTCAGGCAAGTGCCCGAATGTGTCAGCAGCGAACGTCACAGCTGGACGCTTGCTGTGGTTGTGGGTCTATTGCTTGTCCAGATTTTTCTTGGCGGATTGGTGGCTGGCACCCATGCGGGCCACACCTACAATACCTGGCCTCTGATGGATGGCAGCCTGATCCCTGAGGGGCTTTATGTCTACAGCCCGCCATGGCTTGCCGCTTTTGAAGATCATTTGACGATCCAGTTCAACCACCGTGTCGTGGCCTATCTGATCATGGTCGTTGTCGGGTTGGTCTGGTTGCGCATCTGGCGCGACCCTTACGCGGCCAAAATGACCATTGCAGCCTCTATTCTTGCAGCGCTGGTGCTGGTGCAGGTGGTGATCGGCATCACGACCTTGCTGTTGGTTGTGCCTTTGTGGCTTGGCCTGCTGCATCAGGCAACGGCGGCTCTGCTGCTGGCGGCCAGTACCGTTCTGTACCGGGATTTGAAGGACAGTCAACAGCGGATCTGA
- a CDS encoding DUF6404 family protein: MTFDDHYQLAMTELQGTEILRDNYAPPLHKLLLRLGFSMRPPHYASMPVNMLTTGIPFGILWSGLMWLFVWEDQIGMTVSIALWAGFFAGMLFGIGMAIYYRAAARKHGLSSWPQLAMK, encoded by the coding sequence ATGACCTTTGATGACCATTACCAACTGGCGATGACCGAACTGCAAGGAACAGAGATCCTGCGGGACAATTACGCGCCGCCTTTGCACAAACTGCTGCTACGATTGGGATTCTCGATGCGGCCGCCTCACTATGCCAGCATGCCCGTCAATATGCTGACGACTGGCATTCCATTCGGCATTCTCTGGAGTGGCTTGATGTGGCTGTTTGTCTGGGAAGACCAGATTGGCATGACGGTGTCGATTGCCCTCTGGGCGGGCTTTTTCGCCGGCATGCTGTTTGGCATCGGGATGGCGATTTATTATCGCGCGGCTGCGCGCAAGCATGGCCTGTCCAGCTGGCCCCAATTGGCCATGAAATGA
- a CDS encoding O-acetylhomoserine aminocarboxypropyltransferase has translation MSEANNPGFSTLAIHAGAQPDPTTGARVTPIYQTTSYEFQDADHAAALFGLQAFGNIYTRIMNPTQAVLEERIAALEGGTAALAVASGHSAQLLTFHSIMRPGDNFIAADKLYGGSINQFNHSFKSFDWHVKWTDAMDPEKARALIDEKTKAIYIESLANPGGVISDIEGFAKVAAEAGIPLIVDNTMATPYLCKPIEYGADIVLHSMTKFMGGHGNSMGGIIVEAGKFDWSASDKYPMLTEPRPEYNGVKLHETFGGIAFAIACRVLGLRDLGPAISPFNAFQILTGVETLPLRMERHCENALKVAKWLENHEAVSWVSYAGLESSPHYELHKKYMPKGAGSVFTFGLKGGHEAGVKLIAAFKLFSHVANIGDTRSLAIHPASTTHSQLTDEQKTAAGAAPETVRLSIGIEDVADIIADLEQALA, from the coding sequence ATGAGCGAGGCGAACAATCCGGGCTTTTCCACTTTGGCGATCCATGCAGGGGCACAGCCTGACCCGACCACTGGCGCACGCGTGACGCCGATCTATCAGACCACGTCCTACGAGTTTCAGGATGCGGACCATGCGGCCGCCCTGTTCGGTCTGCAGGCCTTTGGTAATATCTATACCCGCATCATGAACCCTACACAGGCGGTTCTGGAAGAACGCATTGCTGCTCTTGAAGGCGGCACTGCAGCTCTGGCTGTTGCGTCTGGTCACTCGGCGCAGTTGCTCACTTTCCATTCCATCATGCGCCCCGGCGACAACTTCATCGCCGCCGACAAGCTCTATGGTGGTTCGATCAACCAGTTCAACCACTCCTTCAAGAGCTTTGACTGGCATGTCAAATGGACCGATGCAATGGACCCGGAAAAGGCCCGTGCGTTGATCGACGAGAAAACCAAGGCCATTTACATCGAGAGTCTTGCCAATCCGGGTGGTGTCATTTCGGACATTGAGGGCTTTGCCAAAGTGGCTGCCGAGGCTGGCATTCCGCTGATCGTCGATAACACAATGGCGACCCCCTATCTGTGCAAGCCAATTGAGTATGGCGCGGATATTGTGCTGCATTCGATGACCAAGTTCATGGGTGGTCATGGCAATTCGATGGGTGGTATCATTGTCGAGGCAGGCAAGTTTGACTGGTCCGCATCAGACAAGTACCCGATGCTGACCGAGCCACGGCCAGAATATAACGGCGTCAAACTGCACGAAACTTTTGGCGGCATCGCCTTTGCGATTGCTTGCCGGGTGCTTGGTCTGCGCGATCTGGGCCCTGCAATTTCGCCTTTCAACGCCTTCCAGATCCTGACAGGCGTCGAAACCCTTCCTTTGCGTATGGAACGCCATTGCGAGAACGCACTGAAAGTCGCCAAGTGGCTGGAAAACCACGAAGCGGTCAGTTGGGTTTCCTATGCCGGTCTGGAATCAAGCCCGCATTACGAATTGCACAAGAAGTACATGCCCAAAGGTGCCGGGTCTGTCTTCACCTTTGGCCTGAAGGGCGGTCATGAGGCAGGTGTCAAACTGATTGCCGCCTTCAAACTCTTCAGCCATGTTGCCAATATCGGCGACACCCGTTCTCTGGCGATCCATCCGGCCTCCACCACACACAGCCAGCTGACCGACGAGCAGAAGACGGCCGCTGGTGCAGCGCCTGAAACGGTGCGTCTGTCGATCGGCATCGAAGATGTGGCCGATATCATCGCCGATCTGGAACAGGCCCTTGCCTGA
- a CDS encoding CoA-binding protein — MQDHQADTIKHILETTKVIALVGASDKPARASHRVMAFLLDKGYRVIPVNPGKAGGEILGQTVVGSLADIAEPVDMVDIFRNSEAAGQVVDEAIAIKAKVVWMQLGVINEEAAARAEAEGITVIMDRCPKIEYPIYF; from the coding sequence ATGCAGGATCATCAGGCAGACACCATCAAGCACATTCTGGAAACGACCAAGGTCATTGCCCTTGTAGGAGCCAGTGACAAGCCGGCACGCGCCAGTCATCGCGTTATGGCCTTTTTGCTCGACAAGGGATATCGGGTCATTCCGGTCAATCCGGGCAAGGCTGGCGGTGAGATCCTTGGTCAGACAGTGGTCGGTTCGCTGGCTGACATTGCCGAACCGGTCGATATGGTCGACATCTTCCGCAATTCCGAAGCGGCGGGCCAAGTGGTCGATGAAGCCATTGCCATCAAGGCAAAAGTTGTCTGGATGCAGCTTGGCGTCATCAATGAAGAGGCGGCAGCGCGTGCGGAAGCCGAAGGCATCACCGTCATTATGGATCGCTGCCCGAAGATAGAATATCCGATCTACTTCTAA
- a CDS encoding enoyl-CoA hydratase produces MSAPTPVQEASAPEAAVLVEQIGSIRRLIMNRPESRNALSEEMMHALSDEIEHANNDRQTHVIVLAANGPVFCSGHNLKEMTARRSDRDGGRHYYSLIMRTCAALMQSIINTPKIVIAEVQGMATAAGTQLVATCDLAICVNEANFCTPGVNIGLFCSTPMVALTRAVPRKQAMEMLVTGEQIDAHTAKAYGLVNRVVPKDYLRLVVDKYAMEIAAKSQTALKFGKETFYRQADMNVADAYDLASLVMAENMLAGDAKEGISAFLEKRKADWPDSK; encoded by the coding sequence ATGTCTGCGCCAACCCCAGTTCAAGAGGCTTCTGCCCCAGAGGCTGCTGTCCTCGTCGAACAGATTGGATCGATCCGTCGGTTGATCATGAACCGCCCTGAAAGCCGCAATGCCTTGTCGGAAGAGATGATGCATGCCCTGTCGGACGAGATCGAACATGCCAACAATGATCGCCAGACCCATGTCATTGTTCTGGCGGCCAATGGTCCGGTTTTCTGCTCCGGTCACAATCTCAAGGAAATGACCGCCCGTCGCAGCGATCGTGATGGCGGTCGTCATTACTATTCGCTGATCATGCGCACCTGCGCAGCGCTGATGCAGTCGATCATCAACACACCAAAGATCGTCATTGCCGAAGTGCAAGGCATGGCCACAGCCGCTGGCACCCAGTTGGTCGCCACCTGCGATCTGGCCATTTGCGTCAATGAAGCCAATTTCTGCACCCCGGGGGTCAATATCGGCCTATTCTGTTCAACGCCGATGGTTGCCCTCACCCGCGCCGTGCCACGCAAACAGGCGATGGAAATGCTGGTCACCGGGGAGCAAATCGACGCCCATACTGCCAAGGCTTATGGTCTGGTCAACCGGGTGGTGCCGAAGGACTATCTGCGTCTGGTCGTAGACAAATACGCGATGGAGATCGCAGCCAAGTCCCAGACCGCACTGAAGTTCGGCAAAGAGACCTTCTATCGTCAAGCCGATATGAATGTTGCCGATGCCTATGACCTTGCCTCTCTTGTGATGGCGGAAAACATGCTTGCGGGCGATGCCAAGGAAGGCATCAGCGCGTTCCTTGAAAAGCGCAAAGCCGACTGGCCGGACAGCAAATAA